The DNA region aaagaagaatgattCTGTATTTATTATACAAGTactgcttttttattttctttcataatcTATGTCTTCAAGACCATCAGCATCACAGATAAATTATGCATCTCCGAACTTTTATCATCAATATTTTTTCAAGCCAGCACAACTGATAAAATTTGTTGTTCATAAATTCTCGATCAGTTTCCAGAAAAATTCCTCACCACTTGATATGGCTTCATATGCCAACTGCGGGCATATGAAATGCACATGACAATCTATAGCTCCTGCAGTCACAATTTGTCCTTCTGCCGCAATGACCTCTGTGTTAACCTAATTACAGAGAAGGTGCAAGTATATGTCATTTACTTGGACATTATTCTTCCAAAATCAGCTGTAATATTAGATGGTAGTTACCCCAATGATCATACTGCTAGATAAACCATGCATAACATCTGGATTGCCTGATTTCCCAAGGGCAACTATATGACCATCTTTGATACCGATATCTGCCTTAAAGATCCCACTATAGTCAATAATTACAGCATTAGTTATAACTGTATCCAATGAGTCAGCTGCTCGATTCCCTGTTGACTGGCCCATTCCATCTCTTATCACTTTGCCACCTCCAAATACAGATTCATCCCCATAAACAGTATAgtccttttcaatttcagcaAACAAGTTGGTGTCACCAAGCCGAATTTTGTCACCAGTAGTAGGGCCGTACATGTTTGCATATGACTCGCGAGACATTACAGTGGTAAAAGCTGCATCTCTTCCTGCAACACCTTCGCTGCAATATTTGTACAGAGGTGAGGCATCTTCATTTTCACTTAATCATCTTAGTGGACAAGCCAACTGAATCAAATAATCCTACTAATATAAAAAAGTATAAGCAAACTAGGCAACTAAGCATAGACCAGGTACAAAGTCTATACCTAGCATTTGGTTCTTCTTCGTTCCCAAATTGTCGGGCTTCCAAAGCTCCCTTGACTACATGGTGTCTGTCAAAGCTTCGTACTGCACCATCAACAATGCCATTCCCTCCTCTGATTACTCTATTACCTCCAATGCTTACAAGTACAACATGTTTACTTTCCCCCGGCTGAAAGTAGCAACACAAGATCCAGTTATGTACTTGAAATGCAGAGTGGTTTCTACAATTTGTTAACAAGTCCTAGCTGAGTACTATACCAACATCTATGATGACAAAGTTTGACCTATGAAAATAAGTTATGTAGAACAGTAGAGCCAACGATGCCTTTAAAACACTGCAGCACCAACATGTCATATTGCCTTGTAAGCAACAATGTGAAACCGAATTATAAACTTAGAAGTGAAGGATGACGTGCAATGACTTGCGATGAACTAAACTAATTTCAAATACACCAGACTGAaatattaaacaaaatttgacCTCAAATCTCTTGGCTGTTCCAGCAGGTATATTCAGGCGCATACCATGTGCTTTCATTCGATCAAAGACCAAGTGGGGGTTGACCTCAATAAAGTGATAGTGACTGCCGACCTGAAAAAAGCAGGTGAAGTATAAGTaactttaatttcttcaactTAGTCCTCCAGGATCGTTGTTAATGTCATCTTGTTGATTAGTTCAATTTGCTAAAAGCTCCATATCATCTTAGTTGCTTGCTAGATACACAGAACCAAATAACTCTACCATGACCAAGTAAATGAGATCAATCTGGGAAACCTTGGTACCCCTAAGCACTGAAATGCTGTACACATTGCTTAAGCTCTCGGAAACCAATTGAAACTGAATATAACCACCTAAAGGATTTTACCAAGTGAAAAACTCAACTGAGCTGAAAAAGAATGTCttctaccttttttttttcatggcTCCGGTCAAGTACTAATGCCAATTATAAATCGAAGATTATATATAGACTACCACTATAAAATTTAAGACACAGATCAACTGTAAACAGTCTATCATTAGAAACATGAGGTTTTAACAGGAATTATTCAGGATACACTATATTGACAACAATTTCTTACTGAATAAATGAATATATAAGTAGCAGCATCAACTTTAGAtcaaaaaggaaatgaaagcacaaccaaaagataaaaaatacatGTGAAATTAAAGATAAACACCTGAACTGGCCTATCTCCAGTGTTGACGATTTTCAGAATTATTGCCTTCCTTCCCTCATTAATTACAATATTACCACCTTCAAAGATCATTTGGCCAGGAATTCTACCATCCGCCATTTCTGGAAACTTATCAACTGAGGGAACTGCAGAAGAATGACATTTCATCAATGACCATGTGATGCCAAATAAAGCCAATAGGTCCATCAGAAAGTAATTTGAAACATTCTAGCATACAATAACCCTTACCAGGAAGAAAAGAGTTCTTTAAAGCTAGTTCTAGATCTCCATTTTCACAAGAAATTGGATCATGAATGGTGACTAACTTGGTCCCATCACGAAACGTCCCTTCAACCTACATACAAATCTACTAATCAAAATGGATTTAATGTTTCTAACCAATATTTCAGCAGCATATTATAAATTTCTGGCTTCTCAAACTAACAAAGATACAATCAAATTCTTCTAAAGGGTGAACAAAAGCCACAAGCCAAATGAAAATGAGCACAATACCTGCACCATATCCAAAAGATATTGTACACCAGGAAGAACTTGCTTCctgtttgaaaagaaatatgcACATCAGTACACACATAAATCCCAACAGTTCAACAAACTAGGCAATCCTTGTCAAGGCCCACATAACTAAAAGAGAGAAACTTAATAATGGGTTTACATTGTTCAAACCATTTACCTCCCCAGAAGCTGTTTCCCAATGTCCATCAACTCTGCCACAGACTTATCACCATCTCTAACAAACTCCAATATCTACCCAGAAAAGCTATATCAGACCAAAacctctctatatatacaaaaccAATCACCAACATCCCATTCATCTCAAATACGattaaagtttgaaactttgaactgaacaaagaaaaaatatagaagCACAAAACACCTGAGTGGCTATGAGTGCAACAGCTTCAGGGTGGTTGAGCCTTAACCCACGAGCAAGTCTCTTCTGGGCTAGAAACCCAGCATTGTGGAGACCCAATTTGTCAAGCTCTCTTGGAACCAGCTTCATGTTTCTGCTTCCAAGTCCACGCCTTTGAACAAATGTAAAGCTCCGGAAATcaaagagatatatatgatcagaGATGAGATGGCACAGATGTCAAAGCTTTCAACTTTATCAGTCCGATGAAGCAGAGATGGGATTGGGTCCAATGAGTGTGAACTGTGAAACTAGTCACCTATggctttgtttgtttgtttgtttgcatATGACCTTGTGGCAACTGGCAACTCCTCGTTTGTGGGTGTTTAACTTTTGGGGCCCCTTAACTTTTTACCCAACCAGTGTAAATCAACTGTTTTTTATCTCAAAACGCTGTCCACGTCGAATTTCAACAaagttccaacttccaagtgGAGTTGTTGGAGTTTATGTCACTTTTTTTGTCTCTGAGTTTTGTTTCAGATCAGTTGCGGTTGGGAATGATCTCAAGGGAGTGAAGGGACCAGTCCCAGGCTCCCAGCTGCTAAATCCCAGAGCGGCTGACACAGTGAAATTTGGATCGTCGTTTGTCGTTTCAATAGTGTGATGCtaactcttttttttgggttcgaAATGTAAAGTTGTATTAATTTTATTAGTGTGATGCTAACTCATAGGCACTATATACTTTAGGAATAAGATTCGGCAACATTCTCTAGTTAAGATCCGGATTCTATGTTTGGATTTAagttgtttgaatttgtttggATGTCTTATAGCCATTAGATGGATGGTCTTAGACTGTACTCAATTCAATAGTTAGAAGTTATTCGAGCAAAtctaaacaacataaatttaagtaaataaaccaaattccTTTAGCTAATGTAACATTATGTTATACAGATTAAGTAGCTCTGTTTGATATTCACTCTAGCTGAGCCTGACTAGCTAACGAATGTTTGGGATGGGAATGTTGAATATTAGGACATGTTGTATGTAACTTTGTATATAACTCATATATAGCAATCGGTTGTCTTTTTTCCTTGTGGAACtttaataacaataacaatctTTAGTAAAATACGTACGAATCTACATTCTTTGTGTAATGGTCTGAATAGAATATGTACAACGTACAAGATCTCAACAAAGAATAAATGTAAAACATACATTCAAGTCATTCCAACATAACAGCTTTAAACATACCATGCATAGATTAACTCAAATCCCActtattttcaaaacttagTTTACTACTTCGAATTTTCATCCTAAACAAAGACTCCGTGCCGGGCGCAGATTAACTTAAATCCCACTTCTTTTCGAAGCTTAGTTTACTACTTCAAGTCTCCATCCTTAAAAAGGGCTTGGTAGTACAAATCATATCCGACTTTGGACTTTTTGCCGGTGGTCTTAATATAGTACATGGCAATGTTATTGTTCTCCAATAtttgtcccacatcgaaaCAAAAGAAACGCCGGGTACGCCAGGCTCCATATATTTAACTTTTTACCCACATCgtaaaaacataaacaatttcGGAGTCACGAGGTACCGGGTGGGAAAAGAAGCGACTACTTCGCGAGGTTTCGAgtaaatctttttctttttacagcAGACTTCATTAAATTAGTTGCAAAATCGTTCTCTGAAAATTCATTGGTCCTTGTTTCGGTTGATTTTAGTTACTGTTCTTGAGTGCTTCTATATAATCTCATCTCAATGGATCTTTGTGTGTAATGACTAGAGCTATAACAGGTTTTTACGCAGGGCCAAAATTCAAACCTACCACGACCAATTTCATCCTGATATTTTTGTGCATATTTAGCTAGGAAGTGTTTTGGGTCATAACTTGGGGTTGAAGCAAATATTCTCATTGACTCTAGCACTTGGAGTTCGAGTGACCAAGAGGGATGCGAGGTCGAAAACGCAGCTGTCCTGGTGTTGCACCAGCCAGAGAAGCTCGTAGAGTCCGCAGGGGCGAAAAGGAAATCGACTATGAGATGATCCACCATATGGAAGCCGAGGCTTACCATGCCGTGTTGAAGGCCTTTAGTGCACAATCAGATAGTCTCTCTTGGGATCGGGTGGCCATGATGACAAAGCTGCGGAAGGAACTTAACATTACAGATGATGAACATGCAGAGCTGCTTGTGCAGATTAGGCGATCCGATGAGTCTGTCAGAGCGTTGAGGGAATGGCGAAATTCGAATGGTACTGCCATTCAAGAGTTTGGTAATGTCGATAAAAGATCCGGTTTTATTCAGATTCGTGCTACTAACGAAATCATTCATGAGGTTGAGAAGCTGCTTGACTGTCAAGAAATCCTCTCACCGGCGCAATTGGAAGCGGCAAAGTTGGTCCTGCAAGAGCACGAAAGGGATATCCTGGAAGTACTTGATCAACTGGCTATTGATGAAGCTGCTGGTGCTTAATTTCGACCTTATTGTAAAGTTGTAATACTTAGTTACTTGCTCTCATAGCAACCTAGGACTAGTTCCTCTAGCTGTTTCCTAGTTCTATATTGACTGACTTTCCATAGATTCAATCCTTCATGAATTTGCAAAGTAATCTGTACATGATGGGAAAAATCATGGTTCATCTCTTCTCGGATATATCCAAGTAACccatctctttttttctcatcCCCACAGAAAATCAAATGCATAACCTCCACGATATTTGTTTGTTACTCCATGACCAACAGCCCAAAGCTCCTGCATATATCTATGTGATCAATAACGTCAATCAATCTGACAAAAGAAGTTTACGATTATGTCAAAGTTGTCCAGAAGCTACAATAACACAGATCAGTAATAATGTAATAAAAGAATATTACTACAAGAGTGAAATAATGTGTAAGATGATTACACTggaaggttttgttttctctatGTCAAACTCAATTGGGATATTTGGTATATGGAAATATTTACAGAGTATATGTACAGCAAGCACAAAACAGGCCAATACTAGGACGATACATGTACTCTTGCAAGTCAAAATTCACTAAACATCAGCGATGTATAAAACAATTCCTACCAGAGACAGTTAACTAGCTTGGTTTCGAGGAGGCAATGTGGGTACAAAAGAGCCCGGTAATTGCTAGGTGCTGCTTAAATATTCTTCTTTCAAGCAGCCTTTGACACTTCTTACTCCACAATGACAGAGAGCAGTATCAATGCGATGGTACGGTTACATCAGAGACTTGACTGCAGATTAAGCTCATTTCTTTCCTTTACGAGCAAGAAATCGTTCTCTAGCCGCTTGTATTTTACTTTCTTGATCATCAGGAACTGCTGTAACATCTTTCTTTGGCAAACTAGCAAGATTTCCCTCTGCATGCTCTTCGATACTATCAATCCCACCGCTACATTATGGAAAAACACAATTACTTTTAATACGGTACCTTGAATTAGGAACATAATGATTTTCTACATAAGTCTGTTCATGGAAACTGGCTTACCTCAGCTTGTTGATGTTTAGGTTATTAACCTTGTTCAAAATGGGTGCAACCCATGAAACATTTACAGCACATACAGTGCGCAAGTATGGACGAGTAGTCGCAATAAGTTCCTGGTACACGACATAATTTGGAAATTTCCCTTCATCATCTGGTTTTAGCACAGAGGATGGATGCACCTAACAGTAAATATCAACAAGTCTTAGTTCTAGACTTCCAAAAATTCAGTACACAAAACTAAGTGAGCCTCAAAGCCATAATCCCTTTCCTCACTAAATTAGATAATAGAAGGGGCATATAAAGTAAAACTCAGTAATCCAA from Fragaria vesca subsp. vesca unplaced genomic scaffold, FraVesHawaii_1.0 scf0513160_u, whole genome shotgun sequence includes:
- the LOC101301460 gene encoding urease-like gives rise to the protein MKLVPRELDKLGLHNAGFLAQKRLARGLRLNHPEAVALIATQILEFVRDGDKSVAELMDIGKQLLGRKQVLPGVQYLLDMVQVEGTFRDGTKLVTIHDPISCENGDLELALKNSFLPVPSVDKFPEMADGRIPGQMIFEGGNIVINEGRKAIILKIVNTGDRPVQVGSHYHFIEVNPHLVFDRMKAHGMRLNIPAGTAKRFEPGESKHVVLVSIGGNRVIRGGNGIVDGAVRSFDRHHVVKGALEARQFGNEEEPNASEGVAGRDAAFTTVMSRESYANMYGPTTGDKIRLGDTNLFAEIEKDYTVYGDESVFGGGKVIRDGMGQSTGNRAADSLDTVITNAVIIDYSGIFKADIGIKDGHIVALGKSGNPDVMHGLSSSMIIGVNTEVIAAEGQIVTAGAIDCHVHFICPQLAYEAISSGITTVVGGGTGPATGTRATTCTPSPLQMKFMLQSTDEVPLNFGFTGKGNSAKPDGLHEIIEAGAMGLKLHEDWGTTPAAIDNCLSVGDQYDIQVNIHTDTLNESGFVEHTIAAFKDRTIHTYHSEGAGGGHAPDIIKVCGVENVLPSSTNPTRPFTCNTIDEHLDMLMVCHHLDKDIPEDVAFAESRIRAETIAAEDILHDMGAISMVASDSQAMGRIGEVIIRTWQTADKMKSQRGSIEPSGSNNDNLRIKRYIAKYTINPAIANGFSEYVGSVQVGKFADLVLWKPSFFGAKPEMVVKGGAIAWANMGDPNASIPTPEPVLSRPMFGAFGKASSAQSIAFVSKAAKENGVKVLYDLNKRVEAVGNVRNLRKRDMQLNDALPKILVDPETYTVTADGEVLTCSAATTVPLSRNYFLF